A stretch of Haloprofundus halophilus DNA encodes these proteins:
- a CDS encoding DUF6276 family protein, translating into MVCSSCESPTVSFAVPEDLREYAPERSEAVELCTVCLRTQASESPADSVAPTDAADFSHVLDSFPDGRAGVAFALLLGKLDSLALERAAIETLYDETERAGGDPMLTLDRIAAAGSVQPHFDVDRRRPQLAQFVD; encoded by the coding sequence ATGGTCTGTTCGAGTTGCGAGTCGCCGACCGTCTCGTTCGCCGTTCCCGAGGACCTCCGCGAGTACGCCCCCGAGCGGAGCGAGGCCGTCGAACTCTGTACCGTCTGTCTACGCACGCAGGCGAGCGAGTCGCCCGCCGACTCCGTCGCCCCGACCGACGCCGCCGACTTCTCGCACGTGCTCGACTCGTTCCCCGACGGCCGCGCGGGCGTCGCCTTCGCGCTCCTGCTCGGCAAACTCGACTCGCTCGCGCTCGAACGCGCCGCCATCGAGACGCTGTACGACGAGACCGAACGCGCGGGCGGCGACCCGATGCTGACGCTCGACCGCATCGCCGCCGCGGGGTCGGTCCAACCGCACTTCGACGTCGACCGCCGTCGCCCGCAGTTGGCGCAGTTCGTCGACTGA
- a CDS encoding ATP synthase subunit B: MKEYQTITEISGPLVFAEVDEPVGYDEIVEIETPNGETKRGQILESSEGLVAIQVFEGTTGIDRNASVRFLGETLKMPVTEDLLGRVLDGSGQPIDGGPEIVPDDRHDIIGEAINPFSREYPEEFIQSGVSAIDGMNTLVRGQKLPIFSASGLPHNNLALQIARQATVPEEAADDGEDASEFAVIFGAMGITAEEANEFMEDFERTGALERSVVFMNLADDPAVERTVTPRMALTTAEYLAFEKDYHVLVILTDMTNYCEALREIGAAREEVPGRRGYPGYMYTDLAQLYERAGRIEGREGSVTQIPILTMPGDDDTHPIPDLTGYITEGQIYIDRNLNSQGIEPPINPLPSLSRLMDDGIGEGLTREDHADVSDQMYAAYAEGEDLRDLVNIVGREALSERDNQYLDFADRFEEEFIDQGFDTNRTIEETLDIGWDLLSMFPKAELNRVDEDLIEKYYREDVGEAEAEEVTAD; encoded by the coding sequence ATGAAAGAGTACCAAACCATCACCGAGATCAGCGGCCCGCTGGTGTTCGCCGAAGTCGACGAGCCCGTCGGTTACGACGAGATCGTCGAGATCGAGACGCCGAACGGCGAGACGAAGCGCGGCCAGATCCTCGAATCCTCGGAGGGCCTCGTGGCCATCCAGGTGTTCGAGGGCACCACCGGTATCGACAGAAACGCGTCCGTCCGTTTCCTCGGCGAGACGCTGAAGATGCCCGTCACCGAGGACCTCCTCGGGCGGGTTCTCGACGGCTCCGGCCAGCCCATCGACGGCGGCCCGGAGATCGTCCCCGACGACCGACACGACATCATCGGCGAGGCGATCAACCCGTTCTCGCGCGAGTACCCCGAGGAGTTCATCCAGTCCGGCGTCTCCGCCATCGACGGGATGAACACGCTCGTCCGCGGGCAGAAACTGCCCATCTTCTCGGCGTCCGGCCTGCCGCACAACAACCTCGCGCTCCAGATCGCCCGTCAGGCGACGGTGCCCGAGGAGGCCGCCGACGACGGCGAAGACGCCAGCGAGTTCGCAGTCATCTTCGGCGCGATGGGTATCACCGCCGAAGAGGCCAACGAGTTCATGGAGGACTTCGAGCGCACCGGCGCGCTCGAACGCTCCGTGGTCTTCATGAACCTCGCGGACGACCCCGCAGTCGAGCGGACGGTCACGCCGCGCATGGCGCTGACGACCGCCGAGTACCTCGCCTTCGAGAAGGACTACCACGTGCTGGTCATCCTCACCGACATGACCAACTACTGCGAGGCGCTGCGCGAAATCGGTGCCGCGCGCGAAGAGGTGCCGGGGCGACGTGGCTACCCCGGCTACATGTACACCGACCTGGCACAGCTCTACGAGCGTGCCGGTCGTATCGAGGGCCGCGAGGGCTCCGTCACGCAGATTCCCATCCTCACGATGCCGGGTGACGACGACACCCACCCGATTCCGGACCTGACCGGCTACATCACCGAGGGCCAGATCTACATCGACCGGAACCTCAACTCGCAGGGGATCGAACCGCCGATCAACCCGCTCCCCAGCCTCTCTCGGCTGATGGACGACGGTATCGGCGAGGGCCTCACCCGCGAGGACCACGCGGACGTCTCCGACCAGATGTACGCCGCGTACGCGGAGGGCGAGGACCTCCGCGACCTGGTGAACATCGTCGGCCGCGAGGCGCTGAGCGAACGCGACAACCAGTATCTCGACTTCGCGGACCGCTTCGAGGAGGAGTTCATCGACCAGGGCTTCGACACCAACCGGACCATCGAGGAGACGCTCGACATCGGCTGGGACCTGCTGTCGATGTTCCCGAAGGCGGAACTCAACCGCGTCGACGAGGACCTCATCGAGAAGTACTACCGCGAAGACGTCGGCGAGGCCGAAGCCGAAGAAGTCACCGCGGACTGA
- a CDS encoding V-type ATP synthase subunit D: MAEDVKPTRKNLMEIEDRIELSERGHDTLEQKRDGLIMEFMDILDQAQDVRSGLSEDYERAQHKINMARAMEGDVAVRGAAAALKEYPEITTQSKNIMGVVVPQIESSRVRKSLDQRGYGLLGSSARIDEAADAYEELLESIILAAEVETAMKKMLHEIETTKRRVNALEFKVLPDLYEAEEYIEQKLEEQEREEIFRMKKIKAKKEEEEKAEKEEAEKAAAKEPGTVTAD; the protein is encoded by the coding sequence ATGGCCGAAGACGTCAAACCAACCCGGAAGAACCTCATGGAGATCGAGGACCGCATCGAACTCTCCGAGCGGGGTCACGACACGCTCGAACAGAAGCGCGACGGTCTCATCATGGAGTTCATGGACATCCTCGACCAGGCGCAGGACGTTCGGTCGGGCCTGTCCGAGGACTACGAGCGCGCCCAGCACAAGATCAACATGGCGCGCGCGATGGAGGGCGACGTCGCCGTCCGCGGCGCGGCCGCGGCGCTGAAGGAGTACCCCGAGATCACGACCCAGTCGAAGAACATCATGGGCGTCGTCGTCCCGCAGATCGAGTCCAGTCGGGTGAGAAAGAGCCTCGACCAGCGCGGCTACGGCCTGCTCGGCTCCTCCGCGCGCATCGACGAGGCCGCGGACGCCTACGAGGAACTGCTCGAATCGATCATCCTCGCCGCCGAAGTCGAGACGGCGATGAAGAAGATGCTCCACGAGATCGAGACGACGAAGCGCCGCGTCAACGCGCTGGAGTTCAAGGTGCTTCCGGACCTCTACGAGGCCGAGGAGTACATCGAACAGAAACTCGAAGAGCAGGAGCGCGAGGAGATCTTCCGCATGAAGAAGATCAAGGCCAAGAAGGAAGAAGAGGAGAAGGCCGAAAAGGAAGAAGCCGAGAAAGCCGCCGCGAAGGAACCCGGCACCGTCACGGCCGACTGA